One Tomitella gaofuii DNA segment encodes these proteins:
- a CDS encoding alpha/beta fold hydrolase produces the protein MADSRTGPDPSTVRHDGPWRHIDVRGNGIRLHAAQAGPEDAAAPLVVLVHGFAQYWWSWRHQLTALGDVGYRTVAVDLRGYGDSDKPPRGYDGWTLAGDLAGLIRGLGHDDAFLVGHGDGGQICWAASVLYPAHVRGIVTVSAPHPLALRRAAIADAAQRSALAPRLLADQVPRLGERRLTADDGAGAAAVLRERAGAAWARTADFAETERRVRSAIRIDGTAHCALEYHRWAFRSQFRPDGARFRAAMRTAPGAPVLQIHGTDDGHVPPATFRRCARWAPQRRLEAVNTGHFPHQEAPAKTSAAILRFLRD, from the coding sequence ATGGCCGATAGCCGCACCGGGCCGGACCCGTCGACGGTTCGCCACGACGGGCCGTGGCGGCATATCGATGTCCGGGGCAACGGCATCCGATTGCACGCCGCGCAGGCCGGCCCGGAGGATGCCGCCGCGCCACTCGTCGTCCTCGTCCACGGCTTCGCCCAGTACTGGTGGTCATGGCGCCACCAGCTCACCGCTCTCGGCGACGTCGGCTACCGGACCGTGGCGGTGGACCTGCGCGGATACGGCGACAGCGACAAGCCGCCGCGCGGCTACGACGGCTGGACCCTCGCCGGCGACCTGGCCGGGCTCATCCGCGGTCTCGGGCACGACGACGCCTTCCTGGTCGGCCACGGCGACGGCGGCCAGATCTGCTGGGCCGCCTCGGTGTTGTATCCGGCCCACGTCCGCGGCATCGTCACCGTCTCCGCCCCGCATCCGCTCGCGCTACGACGGGCGGCGATCGCCGACGCGGCACAGCGCTCCGCACTCGCGCCCCGTCTGCTGGCCGACCAGGTTCCGCGCCTCGGCGAGCGCAGGCTCACCGCGGACGACGGCGCGGGCGCGGCCGCGGTGTTGCGGGAGCGTGCGGGGGCCGCTTGGGCGCGCACTGCGGACTTCGCCGAGACGGAGCGGCGCGTGCGTTCCGCCATCAGGATCGACGGCACTGCGCACTGCGCGCTGGAGTACCACCGCTGGGCGTTCCGGAGCCAGTTCCGGCCGGACGGTGCCCGATTCCGTGCCGCGATGCGCACCGCCCCCGGCGCCCCCGTGCTCCAGATACACGGCACCGACGACGGGCACGTGCCGCCGGCGACGTTCCGCCGCTGCGCACGCTGGGCCCCGCAACGACGGTTGGAGGCCGTGAATACGGGGCACTTCCCGCACCAGGAAGCGCCCGCCAAGACCAGTGCGGCGATCCTCCGGTTCCTTCGCGACTGA
- a CDS encoding MarP family serine protease: MTGSLWLDVAVVAVAVLAAMSGWRYGAIASALAFLGVLGGLAAGIELTPHLVGGVDDARGRLLLGILVIVLLAVCGEIIGVTIGRFARRFIQHHAVRLVDSAVGALFQAVAVLVTAWLLAVPVATNTQTTAAAAVRDSWVLSNVDALAPSWLRAVPGRLSALLDTSGLPDVLGPFARTPITDVDPPAEGSVSAPGVVAASESVFEIRGRAPGCQRTLEGSGFVVAPQRVMTNAHVVAGTSSVSVMTGDGALPATVVLFDPTTDVAILDVPELGAEALRFAPDPAHSGQESVVLGYPGGGPFTASPARVRDRIMLSGPDIYHSTTIKREVYTIRGKVRSGNSGGPLVATDGSVLGVVFGAAVDDPDTGFVLTADEVEAQVGSAEQWSQAVGTGACVA, from the coding sequence GTGACCGGCTCGCTCTGGCTCGACGTCGCGGTCGTCGCCGTGGCGGTGCTCGCCGCGATGTCCGGCTGGCGGTACGGCGCGATCGCCTCGGCGCTCGCCTTTCTGGGCGTGCTCGGGGGATTGGCCGCCGGCATCGAGTTGACCCCGCACTTGGTCGGCGGGGTGGACGACGCCCGCGGTCGGCTGCTCCTCGGCATCCTCGTGATCGTGCTGCTGGCGGTCTGCGGCGAGATCATCGGTGTCACCATCGGCCGGTTCGCGCGGCGTTTCATCCAGCACCATGCGGTGCGCCTGGTCGATTCTGCCGTCGGGGCGCTGTTCCAGGCTGTGGCGGTCCTGGTCACCGCCTGGCTGCTCGCCGTCCCGGTCGCGACGAACACCCAGACCACCGCCGCCGCGGCGGTACGCGACTCATGGGTGCTCAGCAACGTCGACGCGCTCGCCCCGTCGTGGCTGCGGGCCGTGCCGGGCCGGCTGTCCGCGTTGCTGGACACCTCCGGGCTGCCGGATGTGCTCGGGCCGTTCGCCCGGACCCCCATCACGGACGTGGACCCGCCCGCCGAGGGATCGGTGTCGGCCCCGGGGGTGGTCGCCGCGTCGGAGAGCGTGTTCGAGATCCGGGGCAGGGCCCCAGGATGTCAGCGCACGCTGGAGGGCAGCGGCTTCGTCGTCGCGCCGCAGCGGGTCATGACCAACGCGCACGTGGTGGCCGGTACGTCGTCGGTGTCGGTGATGACCGGTGACGGCGCTCTGCCGGCGACGGTGGTGCTGTTCGACCCCACCACGGATGTGGCGATCCTGGACGTGCCGGAGCTCGGAGCCGAGGCGCTGCGCTTCGCCCCCGATCCGGCCCACAGCGGCCAGGAGTCCGTCGTCCTCGGCTATCCGGGAGGAGGGCCGTTCACCGCCAGCCCCGCCCGCGTCCGCGACAGGATCATGCTGAGCGGACCGGACATCTACCATTCGACGACGATCAAGCGCGAGGTCTACACCATCCGCGGCAAGGTGCGGTCCGGCAACTCGGGCGGCCCGCTGGTGGCCACCGACGGCAGCGTGCTCGGCGTGGTGTTCGGTGCAGCTGTGGACGACCCGGACACCGGGTTCGTGCTCACCGCGGACGAGGTGGAAGCCCAGGTGGGCTCGGCCGAACAATGGTCGCAGGCCGTCGGCACGGGTGCCTGCGTGGCGTAG
- a CDS encoding phage holin family protein produces the protein MSFTDRTTGRGAGDGAPASLASIPLSDLDPAAQDASIGALVKNATSQVSTLVRSEVELAKAEVTGEVKKALQGSVFFIVAATILLFSAFFFFFFLGELLSEWLPRWAAFLIVFGIQVFAAALAGFLGYLRVRKLRAPNKTIDSVKEISSVLPSGGKQDAPTPAPAGASVHERSMAEAAAAASGRHAR, from the coding sequence GTGAGCTTCACCGACCGCACCACTGGCCGCGGCGCCGGCGACGGGGCGCCCGCGTCCCTGGCGTCGATCCCGTTGTCGGACCTGGACCCGGCCGCACAGGACGCCTCCATCGGCGCGTTGGTCAAGAACGCGACCAGCCAGGTGTCCACGCTGGTGCGCTCCGAGGTCGAGCTGGCCAAGGCCGAGGTCACCGGCGAGGTGAAGAAGGCCCTGCAGGGCAGCGTGTTCTTCATCGTGGCCGCGACGATCCTGCTGTTCAGCGCGTTCTTCTTCTTTTTCTTCCTCGGCGAGCTGCTCAGCGAGTGGCTGCCGAGGTGGGCGGCATTCCTCATCGTCTTCGGCATCCAGGTGTTCGCCGCGGCGCTCGCCGGGTTCCTCGGTTATCTGCGCGTGCGCAAGTTGCGCGCGCCCAACAAGACGATCGATTCCGTCAAGGAGATCTCCTCCGTGCTGCCGTCGGGCGGTAAGCAGGACGCGCCGACGCCCGCGCCCGCCGGCGCGTCCGTGCACGAGCGGTCGATGGCCGAGGCCGCAGCCGCGGCGTCCGGTAGGCACGCCCGCTGA
- the nhaA gene encoding Na+/H+ antiporter NhaA — MTPAPGLASRTGDFFRKETVGGLALLGAAVLALIAANTPLFDAYVSLRDFTVGPSALHLDLTLGDWAKDGLLAVFFFIAGVELKREMVLGELSDRRKAVLPIIAAVGGVVVPAAILLGIGWGTPGVDQAWAIPIATDIAFALGVLSLTAKNVPATARVFLLSLAVVDDLIGIAVIAFVFASGIAIGWLLAAVASLAVYWFAQYRRITTPFLYVPLAVLTWVFMHSSGIHATIAGVALGLLTRVRSDPGEEEPPATRLAERITPWSAGLCVPIFAFFAAGVHVDSELLGELGSDRIALGIVVGLVVGKTIGIFGASWLAIRLGVAQIPRGLQYMDMFALAVLGGIGFTVSLLIAELSLAGDAAEMAKIAVLAGSVIAAILGSIAMVLRGRHHQRVDADAGRPDPVG; from the coding sequence ATGACTCCCGCCCCCGGCCTCGCTTCCCGAACCGGCGACTTCTTCCGCAAGGAGACCGTCGGCGGACTGGCCCTCCTCGGCGCCGCAGTTCTGGCCCTCATCGCCGCCAACACCCCCTTGTTCGACGCCTACGTGTCGCTGCGGGACTTCACCGTCGGCCCGTCGGCGCTGCACCTCGACCTCACTCTGGGCGACTGGGCCAAGGACGGTCTGCTCGCCGTGTTCTTCTTCATCGCCGGCGTCGAGCTCAAGCGCGAGATGGTCCTGGGAGAACTGTCCGACCGCAGGAAGGCGGTGCTCCCCATCATCGCCGCGGTCGGCGGTGTCGTCGTACCCGCCGCGATCCTGCTCGGAATCGGCTGGGGCACCCCCGGGGTCGACCAGGCATGGGCGATCCCGATCGCGACCGACATCGCGTTCGCACTCGGCGTGCTTTCCTTGACGGCCAAGAACGTCCCGGCCACCGCACGCGTGTTCCTGCTGAGCCTGGCCGTGGTCGACGATCTCATCGGCATCGCGGTCATCGCGTTCGTCTTCGCGTCCGGCATCGCCATCGGCTGGCTGCTCGCCGCCGTCGCCAGTCTCGCCGTCTACTGGTTCGCGCAGTACCGCCGCATCACGACGCCGTTCCTGTACGTTCCGCTGGCGGTGCTCACCTGGGTGTTCATGCACAGCTCGGGCATCCACGCGACCATCGCGGGCGTCGCCCTGGGCCTGCTGACCCGCGTGCGCAGCGACCCCGGCGAGGAGGAGCCCCCCGCCACACGGCTCGCCGAGCGGATCACTCCGTGGTCCGCGGGACTGTGCGTGCCGATCTTCGCGTTCTTCGCCGCCGGTGTGCACGTGGACAGCGAGCTCCTCGGAGAGCTCGGATCGGATCGGATCGCCCTGGGCATCGTGGTGGGCCTGGTGGTGGGCAAGACGATCGGGATCTTCGGCGCGTCGTGGCTCGCCATCAGGCTCGGCGTGGCACAGATCCCCCGGGGCCTGCAATACATGGACATGTTTGCGCTGGCCGTTCTCGGCGGCATCGGCTTCACCGTGAGCCTGCTCATCGCCGAACTCTCGCTGGCCGGCGACGCGGCGGAGATGGCCAAGATCGCCGTCCTGGCAGGGTCGGTGATCGCCGCGATACTCGGGTCGATCGCGATGGTCCTGCGCGGGCGACACCACCAGCGGGTCGACGCGGACGCCGGGCGGCCCGACCCGGTCGGGTGA
- a CDS encoding TadA family conjugal transfer-associated ATPase, with translation MTGESAVAAVVDGPLLARVRERLAGSAGVPAPAAVAAAVRAEAQGVIGDADMLQALRELETELVGGGPLAPLLAAPDVSDVLVNAPDEVWVDRGGGLQRTAVRFADEAAVRRLAQRLALAAGRRLDDAQPWVDAHLEAVDGGPHMIRVHAVLSPVARHGTALSLRVLRPAVQSLDALAAGGSIAPEALHLLRRIVGARLSFLVAGGTGCGKTTMTSALLGEVDPAQRIVCVEDAPELAPRHPHVVNLVARPANAEGAGAITLRDLVRQALRMRPDRIVVGEVRGPEVLDMLAALNTGHEGGACTVHANSPREVPARIEALAATAGDGAHAGSPGLHRQLYAAVQVVLHVRRAADGRRELAEIAVLRHGPGGCEVVPAWSGEGLREGIGRLRELLGREGTRVDTGLKGGA, from the coding sequence ATGACGGGCGAATCGGCGGTCGCCGCGGTGGTGGACGGGCCGCTGCTCGCGCGCGTGCGTGAGCGTCTCGCCGGGTCGGCCGGAGTGCCGGCGCCGGCGGCTGTGGCGGCGGCCGTCCGCGCGGAAGCGCAGGGCGTCATCGGCGACGCGGACATGCTGCAGGCGCTGCGCGAGCTGGAGACCGAACTGGTGGGCGGCGGACCCCTGGCCCCACTTCTCGCCGCCCCGGACGTGTCCGACGTGCTGGTCAACGCCCCGGACGAGGTGTGGGTGGACAGGGGAGGCGGGCTGCAACGGACGGCGGTGCGTTTCGCGGACGAGGCTGCGGTGCGCAGGCTCGCCCAGCGGCTTGCGCTGGCGGCGGGACGGCGGCTCGACGATGCGCAACCCTGGGTCGACGCACACCTGGAAGCCGTCGATGGAGGCCCCCACATGATCCGCGTCCACGCCGTGCTGTCGCCGGTGGCGCGCCACGGCACCGCCCTGTCGCTGCGGGTGCTCCGGCCTGCCGTGCAGAGCCTCGACGCGCTCGCGGCGGGCGGCTCGATTGCGCCCGAGGCCCTGCATCTGCTGCGGCGGATCGTCGGGGCGCGGCTGTCCTTCCTCGTCGCGGGCGGCACCGGGTGCGGCAAGACGACGATGACGTCGGCGCTGCTCGGCGAGGTGGATCCGGCCCAGCGGATCGTGTGCGTCGAGGACGCCCCGGAACTCGCGCCGCGCCACCCGCACGTGGTGAATCTGGTCGCGCGCCCGGCCAACGCGGAAGGCGCCGGCGCCATCACCCTGCGCGACCTGGTGCGTCAGGCACTGCGGATGCGCCCTGACAGGATCGTCGTCGGCGAGGTGCGCGGGCCGGAAGTGCTCGACATGCTGGCCGCGCTGAACACGGGACACGAAGGCGGTGCGTGCACCGTGCACGCCAACTCCCCGCGCGAAGTGCCGGCGCGGATCGAGGCACTCGCGGCCACCGCCGGAGACGGCGCCCATGCCGGCAGCCCCGGCCTGCACCGTCAGCTGTACGCGGCGGTCCAGGTGGTGCTGCACGTGCGGCGTGCCGCGGACGGCCGCCGCGAGCTGGCCGAGATCGCGGTGCTCCGGCACGGTCCCGGCGGCTGCGAGGTGGTGCCCGCGTGGAGCGGGGAAGGGCTGCGCGAGGGCATCGGCCGGCTACGGGAACTGTTGGGGCGGGAGGGGACCCGTGTGGACACCGGGCTGAAGGGGGGTGCGTGA
- a CDS encoding type II secretion system F family protein, translating to MSGRLARAAAQAQLGGAISRVLAAGDGATAGARRTGQSWPAGGRNAEACGPDADWRRIAVVWAVAERRGIALGGLLDAARADLAVRVSFRRRAESGLAGARSTATILAALPVVGVGFGHLMGAAPLAVLTGGGAGGFLLVAGVLLDCAGLVWAERIMSGTAR from the coding sequence GTGTCCGGGCGCCTCGCCAGGGCGGCGGCGCAGGCGCAGCTCGGCGGAGCGATCTCACGCGTGCTGGCCGCCGGGGACGGGGCGACGGCCGGGGCACGACGCACCGGCCAGTCCTGGCCGGCGGGCGGCCGGAACGCGGAAGCCTGTGGTCCGGACGCCGATTGGCGGCGGATCGCCGTGGTGTGGGCGGTCGCGGAACGCCGCGGCATCGCGCTGGGTGGCCTCCTCGATGCGGCGCGCGCGGATCTGGCCGTGCGGGTGTCATTCCGGCGACGGGCGGAATCCGGGCTGGCGGGCGCCCGATCCACCGCCACGATCCTCGCGGCGTTGCCGGTGGTGGGAGTCGGTTTCGGACACCTGATGGGCGCGGCCCCGCTGGCGGTGCTCACCGGCGGCGGCGCCGGGGGGTTTCTGCTCGTCGCGGGGGTGCTGCTCGATTGTGCCGGGCTGGTGTGGGCGGAGCGGATCATGTCGGGGACCGCCCGGTGA
- a CDS encoding TlpA family protein disulfide reductase, giving the protein MSRLSASAKTGIGVFIVLVALIVAMVMTLLGDDGGPAASAPAAAGPTASGSASTSPTAPVAESATPLQGLTLADLYDGHPVDVGASLAGRPAVINLWAYWCAPCREELPAMERFARRAGDAVTVLTVHSDQHADKGRALLEDLGVDLPSVADPERKVAAAVRAPQVLPVTVLVRPDGTIARVVAIPFTDADHIAEVVEETLGVTL; this is encoded by the coding sequence TTGAGTCGGCTGAGCGCCTCGGCCAAGACCGGCATCGGCGTGTTCATCGTGCTCGTCGCGCTCATCGTCGCGATGGTCATGACGCTGCTGGGCGACGACGGCGGTCCCGCCGCGTCCGCCCCGGCCGCGGCCGGCCCCACGGCATCCGGCTCCGCGTCCACCTCGCCGACGGCTCCGGTGGCGGAATCCGCCACGCCGTTGCAGGGGTTGACCCTCGCCGACCTCTACGACGGGCACCCGGTGGACGTCGGTGCCTCCTTGGCCGGCAGACCCGCGGTGATCAACCTGTGGGCGTACTGGTGCGCGCCGTGCCGGGAGGAGCTGCCCGCGATGGAGCGGTTCGCGCGGCGGGCCGGCGACGCCGTCACCGTGCTCACCGTGCACAGCGACCAGCACGCGGACAAAGGACGCGCGTTGCTGGAGGACCTGGGCGTCGACCTGCCGTCGGTGGCGGACCCGGAGCGCAAGGTGGCGGCGGCGGTACGGGCGCCGCAGGTGCTTCCGGTGACGGTGCTGGTCCGGCCCGACGGAACCATTGCGCGGGTGGTGGCGATACCGTTCACGGACGCCGACCATATCGCGGAGGTCGTGGAAGAGACGCTGGGAGTGACGCTGTGA
- a CDS encoding oxidoreductase, which translates to MTTSRHSAPDPLAPLAALPGVADAADRARAALEEAHRHKANRRGWPTSATEASLRAARNSAALDGASIALPEDGDITDPLLAGALRVSAMLDGDALTNTLGTWERAPLQVIARLHTVAAAGVVDDPDALGRPRATPGISERLDALAELATGGTSVAAPLLAAVVHGELLTLRPFGTADGIVARAASRLTCTATGLDPHNLGVPEAYWLKRRNAYRQAADGYAAGTAEGVAGWIITCCAALETGGHEAVKIAEAHSG; encoded by the coding sequence GTGACAACGAGTCGACACTCTGCGCCCGACCCCCTCGCCCCGCTGGCGGCGCTCCCCGGAGTCGCCGACGCTGCGGACCGGGCACGTGCGGCGCTCGAAGAGGCGCACCGGCACAAGGCCAACCGTCGCGGCTGGCCGACATCTGCGACGGAGGCCTCGCTGCGGGCCGCCCGCAACTCGGCGGCCCTCGACGGTGCATCCATCGCGTTGCCCGAAGACGGGGACATCACCGATCCGCTCCTCGCGGGAGCCCTTCGCGTGTCCGCCATGCTCGACGGGGACGCACTCACCAACACCCTCGGCACGTGGGAACGGGCGCCGCTGCAGGTGATAGCCCGCCTCCACACAGTCGCGGCGGCCGGCGTCGTCGACGATCCCGATGCACTGGGACGCCCCCGCGCGACGCCGGGGATCAGCGAGCGCCTCGACGCGCTGGCCGAGCTCGCCACCGGCGGTACGAGTGTCGCCGCGCCGCTGCTGGCGGCCGTCGTCCACGGAGAGCTGCTCACGCTCCGGCCCTTCGGAACCGCAGACGGCATCGTCGCGCGCGCGGCGTCGCGGCTCACGTGCACCGCGACGGGACTCGACCCGCACAATCTGGGCGTGCCGGAGGCTTACTGGCTCAAGCGGCGCAACGCCTATCGGCAAGCCGCCGACGGGTACGCCGCGGGAACCGCGGAGGGCGTCGCAGGGTGGATCATCACCTGCTGCGCGGCATTGGAAACAGGCGGACACGAGGCCGTGAAAATCGCCGAAGCGCATTCGGGATAG
- a CDS encoding type II secretion system F family protein has protein sequence MPDAAVAAAQVCDPGPPHDAEGDRRTVAPAAPTGAAPRLGVALRRVADLLALGGDPTDAWEVLAGEPGLEPLARLARRSADSGSSLAGEAGRLAEAFRARAADTAVASAEKAGVAIAGPLGVCFLPAFVCLGIAPVIVGLAGDILGGGPGAG, from the coding sequence GTGCCGGACGCCGCCGTCGCCGCAGCACAGGTGTGCGATCCGGGGCCGCCGCACGATGCCGAGGGGGATCGCCGCACCGTTGCGCCCGCCGCACCGACCGGGGCGGCGCCGCGGTTGGGGGTCGCGCTGCGCCGGGTCGCCGACCTGCTCGCGCTGGGCGGCGACCCCACCGACGCGTGGGAGGTGCTCGCCGGGGAACCGGGCTTGGAACCGTTGGCCAGGCTGGCACGGCGGAGCGCGGATTCGGGGTCCTCGCTGGCTGGCGAGGCCGGGCGGCTGGCGGAGGCGTTTCGTGCGCGCGCCGCCGACACGGCGGTGGCATCGGCGGAGAAGGCGGGCGTCGCGATCGCGGGGCCGTTGGGCGTCTGCTTCCTGCCGGCGTTCGTGTGTCTCGGCATCGCGCCGGTGATCGTCGGGCTCGCCGGCGACATCCTCGGCGGGGGACCGGGTGCGGGGTGA
- a CDS encoding HAD family hydrolase, with protein sequence MPPRRVAAFFDLDKTLIAKSSTLAFSRPFFDEGLLNRRAVLKSSYAQFLFLLSGADADQIDRMRRHITAMCAGWDVEQIRSIVDETLDDIVTPLVFAEAAELIADHTALGHDVVVVSASGEEVVAPIAAALGADHSVATRMEVSEGKYTGEVDFYCFGTGKVEAIRRLAEQHGYDLSRSHAYSDSSTDLPMLECVGNPTAVNPDRKLRKAAAERGWPVLTFVDAVAIRRGRRRRGSPYAVAGAAAGLSAVTAGAVAFKLLRSKR encoded by the coding sequence ATGCCGCCGCGGCGGGTCGCCGCTTTCTTCGATCTGGACAAGACCCTGATCGCCAAGTCGAGCACGCTCGCGTTCAGCCGCCCGTTCTTCGATGAGGGTCTGCTGAATCGCCGCGCCGTACTCAAGAGCAGCTACGCACAGTTCCTGTTTCTGCTCTCCGGCGCCGACGCCGACCAGATCGACCGCATGCGACGGCACATCACGGCAATGTGCGCGGGGTGGGACGTCGAGCAGATCCGGTCCATCGTCGACGAGACTCTCGACGACATCGTCACCCCGCTCGTGTTCGCCGAGGCGGCCGAGCTGATCGCCGACCACACCGCACTGGGCCACGACGTGGTCGTCGTCTCCGCCTCCGGCGAGGAGGTCGTCGCGCCGATCGCCGCCGCACTGGGCGCCGACCACAGCGTGGCCACCCGCATGGAGGTCAGCGAGGGGAAGTACACCGGCGAGGTCGACTTCTATTGTTTCGGCACCGGCAAGGTGGAGGCGATCCGTCGGCTCGCCGAACAGCACGGGTACGACCTGTCCCGGTCCCACGCGTACTCCGATTCGAGCACCGATCTGCCGATGCTCGAGTGCGTCGGCAATCCCACCGCGGTCAATCCCGATCGGAAACTGCGGAAGGCCGCGGCCGAGCGGGGGTGGCCTGTCCTGACTTTCGTCGATGCCGTCGCGATCCGGCGGGGGCGCAGGCGGCGCGGATCGCCGTACGCCGTGGCCGGAGCCGCCGCAGGCTTGAGCGCGGTGACGGCGGGCGCCGTCGCCTTCAAGCTGCTGCGAAGCAAACGCTGA
- a CDS encoding NUDIX hydrolase, with translation MSIADEGASASCADGSVPDWLAGLAERLHEGGAQRRPLLPRVLQSRAVPPGVRTRPASVLMLFGDSATGDGAAGDVLLTQRAATLRHHSGQVAFPGGAADPGDGGPVQTALREAEEETGLRPDGVQPLAVMPQLFVPPSKFLVSPVLAYWREPCPIRVVDEAETSRVARVPVADLVDPANRFQVRYRQVFTGPAFMVDGMLVWGFTAGLLSALITEAGWEREWDAGDIRELDVTLAEVDEQATRG, from the coding sequence GTGAGTATCGCCGACGAGGGAGCGTCAGCGTCCTGCGCCGACGGCTCGGTGCCGGACTGGCTGGCAGGCCTGGCGGAGCGGTTGCATGAGGGCGGTGCGCAGCGCCGCCCCCTCCTGCCGCGGGTGCTGCAGTCGCGCGCCGTGCCGCCGGGCGTCCGCACCCGCCCCGCGTCGGTGCTCATGCTCTTCGGTGACAGCGCGACCGGAGACGGGGCCGCAGGTGACGTGCTCCTCACCCAGCGGGCGGCCACGCTGCGCCACCACAGCGGCCAGGTCGCGTTCCCGGGCGGCGCGGCGGACCCCGGCGACGGGGGCCCTGTGCAGACGGCCCTGCGTGAGGCGGAGGAGGAGACCGGGCTGCGCCCCGACGGGGTGCAGCCGCTGGCGGTGATGCCGCAGCTGTTCGTTCCGCCGTCGAAGTTCCTGGTGAGCCCCGTCCTCGCCTATTGGCGCGAGCCGTGTCCCATCCGGGTTGTCGACGAGGCAGAGACCTCGCGCGTCGCCCGCGTTCCGGTGGCGGACCTCGTGGACCCTGCGAACCGTTTTCAGGTGCGGTATCGCCAGGTGTTCACCGGTCCCGCCTTCATGGTCGACGGGATGCTCGTGTGGGGCTTCACCGCGGGTCTGCTGTCGGCGCTCATCACCGAGGCGGGGTGGGAGCGCGAGTGGGACGCAGGTGACATCCGCGAGTTGGACGTGACCCTCGCAGAGGTCGACGAGCAGGCCACGCGCGGGTGA
- a CDS encoding DUF4244 domain-containing protein: MLAAAGDDGMSTVEYAIGTIAAAAFGAVLYQVVTGDDIVSALTGIIDDALATSV; this comes from the coding sequence ATGCTCGCGGCGGCCGGGGACGACGGGATGAGCACCGTCGAGTACGCGATCGGAACGATCGCCGCCGCCGCCTTCGGCGCGGTGCTCTACCAGGTGGTCACCGGCGACGACATCGTCTCCGCGCTGACCGGGATCATCGACGACGCGCTCGCCACCAGCGTGTGA
- the ssd gene encoding septum site-determining protein Ssd: MRKQTAGGVMVAAAATHAVGVWVASTELRVEVERAAAASGVGLSRPGAQDGGRGLSDEQSVAPPTEAEWGRCPIIVLDGDAAAACERAGLPRRRAVLVVAPSGAADARLWQRAVRIGAEDVLELPADEHALLAALNRHAVDGRPGDGGVITVVSGHGGAGASVLASALALTADTPTLLVDLDPDGPGLDLLLGLERDEGLRWPELRVQDGRVDPEALHRALPRREATTVLSSSPPSATADVPWKALRAGAVRSVLRSGHDGGMTVVCDASHQRSEATEAAIETADLTVLVVAADVPACASAVRCSAWVRRHTDDIALVVRGPSPGGLRGGDVEAALGLPLLASMRPEPRIAKALERGGLTLSRRSPLADTARAVHRLHARRPQAGTA; this comes from the coding sequence ATGCGGAAGCAGACGGCAGGGGGCGTGATGGTGGCAGCAGCAGCGACGCACGCGGTCGGGGTGTGGGTGGCGAGCACAGAGTTGCGGGTGGAGGTGGAGCGGGCCGCTGCGGCGTCCGGGGTGGGGTTGTCCCGGCCCGGTGCGCAGGATGGCGGCCGGGGGCTGTCGGACGAGCAGTCGGTTGCGCCACCCACGGAGGCAGAGTGGGGCCGCTGCCCGATCATCGTCCTCGACGGCGATGCGGCCGCGGCGTGTGAGCGTGCCGGGCTTCCACGACGTCGGGCGGTGCTGGTCGTGGCACCCTCGGGTGCAGCCGATGCGCGCTTGTGGCAGCGCGCGGTGCGGATCGGGGCGGAGGACGTCCTCGAACTGCCGGCCGACGAGCACGCCTTGCTGGCAGCGCTCAACCGTCATGCGGTCGACGGGCGGCCCGGCGACGGTGGCGTTATCACCGTCGTTTCAGGGCACGGCGGCGCCGGCGCGTCGGTCCTCGCCTCCGCGCTCGCGCTCACCGCTGATACGCCGACACTGCTCGTGGACCTCGATCCGGACGGTCCGGGCCTGGACCTTCTGCTGGGGCTCGAACGGGACGAGGGCCTGCGCTGGCCGGAGTTGCGGGTGCAGGACGGCCGTGTCGACCCGGAAGCGTTGCACCGTGCGCTTCCTCGCCGCGAAGCGACGACGGTCCTGTCCTCGTCGCCCCCGTCGGCCACCGCGGACGTGCCGTGGAAAGCGCTGCGGGCAGGCGCCGTGCGGTCGGTGCTCCGTTCCGGCCACGACGGGGGGATGACGGTGGTCTGCGATGCGTCGCATCAGCGGTCCGAAGCCACCGAGGCGGCGATCGAGACGGCCGATCTGACGGTTCTCGTTGTCGCGGCGGACGTTCCGGCCTGTGCGTCGGCGGTCCGATGCTCCGCGTGGGTCCGTCGGCACACCGACGACATCGCGCTGGTGGTGCGGGGGCCGTCGCCCGGCGGCCTGCGCGGCGGCGACGTGGAGGCGGCGTTGGGGCTGCCGCTGCTGGCGTCTATGCGCCCGGAGCCACGTATTGCCAAGGCGCTCGAACGCGGGGGCCTGACGCTCTCGCGCAGGTCGCCGTTGGCGGACACGGCGCGGGCGGTCCACCGCCTCCACGCACGGCGCCCGCAGGCGGGCACGGCATGA